The nucleotide window TgtctttgattttgattttggctCAACTTCAATTTAAACCACCTCAAATCTCTATAAGATTGTCCAATAATTGAAATTTAAATTCCTTGAAATGTAACCAATCTATTCAAACAACAGTCACTCGaaatttcaaaaatccaaaatttcaaaCTCAAGTTTAAGAGAGTCTCAATGGCTTTTAATAGTAAACTCAGAAATCACACAGGTATGCACATACTAGGAACACAATAAAATGGCATTATCGTAGGAACTTGGGACAAATCTCAGTTCGTAGTGATCAAATCGAGGATAAAACCTCCAATTGTAAAtctcaatttatgatttttcttgtatttttaatcCTACATTGAATAAGTAGTAATATATTTCAGCATTCGGGGTTGTTAGCTAAATTGCAAGAATTCAATCGAGAATTCGAGGACTAAGCAGTTGAATTAGGAGCTTTGCTGAGAAGCTCGAGAGGATCCGCTATGGCGATGGGAAAAGAAGATGAATCTGAGAGAAatgagaggatttgagagagaAATTGTAATATCTGTATATTGATAATTGTAATATGTAAAATACACTAATTTATAGAGAATATAAGTTCCCACAATTCAGTCTCGATTCTCTCCTCTTTCAACTAACAAATTGACTATTTGTTGTAACACTCTAACTAACTTTTAACTAACTCTGCTAACAAATTTTCGGAAGACTATATTTGTTTATCAATACTCCTCCTGTAGAAGATCCTTGACCACAAAGACCAAAGTTGGAAATCTTTTCTTGAGCACGGTAAAGTATTCCCAAGTAGGATGATCTGCTGATAGGCCTGACCATTTGACTAGAACATGTGCAACTGCTTTATTACCCTTCTTCACCATCCTTCTTTGCAGAATAGATTCAGGGTAGGGGCAATGGGGGCTAGCAATATCAATGATAGGAGGGTATGAAATCTGAGCAGGTACCTCATAACACTTCTTCAATAAGGACACATGTATAGTAGGACGTATCTTtactaaagaaagaaaaagaagagtgtAGGGTGTTGATCCCACCTTTCTTATGATCTGAAAAAGGGCCATAATACTTAGTAGCTAGTTTGTGAAATGGCTAAGTGGGTAGGGTAATCTGTCTGTAAGGTTGGACCTTCAAATATACCCATTTTTCCACTTCAAATTGTCTTTCACTCCTATGAGAGTTAGCTTGTTGCTTCATTCTGAGTTGGGCCCTCATTAGGTGATATTTCAGTAGTTGCAATTTGAGTTTTCTGTTCAACAATGTGTTATCAACATCAGCTGATGCAGATTCACCTGGTAAGTAAGGCAAATGTAGAGGAGCTGGCCTTCCATAGAGTGACTCACAGGAAATAGTTTTAATAACAGAATGATAAATGTATTGTACCAATATTTTGCCATAGCTAGATAGGAATACCAGTCAGTAGTTTTATCATtgcaaaagcaactcaaataggTTTCTAAACACCTATTCAGAACCTCAGTCTGAGCAGATTGAGGATGGTAAGCTGAAGAAGTATGCAGCTGTACACCATGTATGGAAAAGAGTTCATACCAGAAAGAACTCAGAAAAATTGCTTCTCTATCACTAACAATTGATTCTGGAAGACCATGTAATTTGAATATAGTGTCCATGAACACCTTAGCTACAGATTGACTTGTAAAAGGATGTTTAGTGACCATATTTACTAGGTCTATCCACTATCACTAGTATTACTTCATAGCCATGAGATTTTGGAAGCCCATTAATGATGTCACGACTGGAAATCCCAACAtcagggtcgtgatggcacctaatatctacttgctagacaagccaacatgAAATAAGTAACTAACTAATTTTAACAgttaaaaacaacaacaacaacaacaacaataacaatgacaacaacaacaacaacataataCCCAGCATTATCCCACACAGTGGGGTCTgggggtagtgtgtacgcagaccttactcctacctagTGAGGATAGAGAGGATGTTTCTAATAGATCCTCAACTCAGAAAAGCATAaccaccacattaatgaaaatatagataagaaggaacaacaccaaaaatccatataaaagtagaataaaaatagcaagatagtaaggtgataaataatgaaagaaaacaacggttagtcataaaaacctactaccaacataAAACGGGACAaacgtgccaatactactgttatgaacactctagactacctacttaCCTTAATTCTCGACcttcataccttcctatcaagggtcatgtcctccgTCAGCTAAAGTTgcaccatgtcttgcctaatcacctctccccacctcttctttggcctacctttACCTTTCCGTaagccctccaatgtcaacctctcacacctcctcaccgggggtTTGTGCTCCTCCtactcacatgaccaaaccacctaagtcgcgtttcccacatcttgtcctcaatagggacCATACCCACCTTACtacgaataacctcatttctaatCCTATCTACCTGGTGTGCttgcacatccatctcaacatcctcatctctgatatcttcatcttctggacatgagagaTCTTGActgcctcacctccccttccccttttgagtctcaccactgaacttacactccaagtattctatcatagtcttgctcaacttgaaacctttagactccagggacTGCCTCTATGTCTCTAACTGCACGTTCACACCGCCTTATGTCTCATCAATCAacacaatatcatctgcaaatagcatgcaccatggcacctccccatGGATGTGGTGCGTCAGTACGTCCATCGACAGGTCAAACAAAAAAAGGCTAAGTGCCGACCCTTGATGCAACCCCATTATAAACGAAAAATGGTCTGATTCCCCAATCACCGTCCTCACTCGAGTTTTTGCTCtatcatacatgtccttgatcACCCTAACGTAGGCAACAGGTACGCccctagcctccaaacatctccacaaaacctctctcggaactttatcgtatgccttttctaagtcgatgaacaccatatgcaagtccttcttcctctccctatactgctccatcaatctccttaTAAAGTGGATGGCTTCTCTAATAGAATGCCCcgacatgaacccgaactggttctCGGAAATAAACACTtaacaattaaaagaaaaataatgatattCAATAAGAAATAAATTCCAAATCTAACACAATGCGAATATAAACAATGTGATACGGGCTACTCCCAGAAATCAGGAGTCACGAGTACACGAGTATCTAGAAGTCTAGAAACATAGTTTGAAATAAATATAATTGTTTGAAAGAGATAGACAGTAAAGGTAGAAAATGGCAGGAGACTTCAAGGTTTGCGAacaccagcagatctaccttgagtttCCGTATGAAAGTAATCCGAGCCGATGCACCTCTAAGCACCACTAGGACCgataccagtatctgcacaagaagtacaaaggtgtagtatgagtacaaccgacccaatgtactccgtaagtgttgagcctaacctcgacgaggtagtgatgaggctatgacaagacacctacgtaAAAACCTTGTACAATATGAAGCAGCAAAATAACAAGAAGAATGATAAAATATTAACTGGGAGGAGACATGCGATAGGGGAAAATATCATGAAAACAGTAAGTACGATATCCCGACATATTTCCTCGCAAATGTGAGGTTACCCAATCCCAGAccctgctcgcaaatgcgaactcttatTTGCAAAAGCGAATCTCTCAATTGCGAGTCACACAAGATCTACAGCAGACACTAGAGCTGGTATTGCACCAACAATCTTCACCCTAGAAAAACTCATTTGAAACACGTTCGAAACTCACCCTAGCACctcaggctccaaaccaaacatgctcacaagtgtaataacatcatatgaacttgctcgcacaatcaaatcactaaaataacatcaaaatttacAAATAAATCctcaaaacaaatgaaatttcaaAGTAAAACTCAAGAACACTAGATTCACATCTAAGCATCCGAATcatttcaaatcaactctgttttgcactaaattttgcagacaagtattaaataataaaatgaacctataccaaatCGCGAAACCGAAATCCAAACCCGGTAACAACAaggtcaacctacggtcaaactcaggaattctttaaaccttcaaattactagttttcaacaaatcatgCCAAAACAAGTTaaggacttccgaattcaattttgggcatacgcccaagtccaaaatcatgatacgaatccactagaactgtcaaaataccgatccgggtccgtttatacaaaatgtttaccgtagtcaactcaaatcattttaaaggctaaaattcatattttttttcaGGTTTTCACATAAATTTTTTTTGGAATAAGATATAGACTATGTACGTAAATTGAGAAATGCTAAATGGAGCTAATAGATATctcgaaaaaataaaaataaaggctaaaattcaaaatgacctatcaggtcatcacattctccacctctaaaacaaccatttgtCCTCGAACCGACGTAAAAAGGTACTTGGACTAGtgaaaaggtgtgggtatctactTAACATGttagactcggactcccacgcagcttcctcgatcggctgacctctccactgcactctaacaaaaggataactcttagacctcaacttccggacctgctGTGCTAGAATggctaccgactcctcctcgtaagtcaaatccttgtccaattggactgaactgaattctaacacatgtgacggatcactgtgataccttCAGAGCATAGAGACATAGAACACCAAGTGAGTTGTTGATATGTTAGGtggaaatgcaagcttgtaggccacatTACCAACTCTCTCGAGTATCTCAAAGGGCcagatatacctagggctcaacttgcccttccttcCGAACCTCGTCACACCCCTCATGGGTAAAACCTAGAGtaaaaccctctctccaaccatgaatgcaacatcacgaactctacgatcggcataactcctctgcctagactgagctggcgaagtcgatcctgaattatCTTGACCTTtactaaggcatcctgaaccaaatcggtacccaacaaccgagcctctcccggctcaaaccagccAAGTGGAgaatgacatcgcctcccatataaggccttataagtagccatctgaatactcgattggtagttgttgttgtaggcaaagtCCACAAGtggtaaaaactgatcccatgaaccacaaaatccataacacaagcacaaagcatatcctccaatatctgaatggtgcactcggattgtccgtccatatgagggtgaaatgttgtaatCAACTCAACatgtgtgcctaactcatgctgtacgaccctccagaagtgcaatgttgttgatacccaatttttccctatatatttttaatatacataaatactttcaaaatagcatacatatgcatatataggCATGCAtgaggtttttataattttcttataattttaaagattttaaagtgatttatttcctccctttttactcataaaatccccaataattatacTTCAAATTATTGTTGGGataatttaatcatctaaattctatatttatgccaaaatactgttaaaatatttttagtacatttttataattgcattgtgtatttttaaagcca belongs to Nicotiana tabacum cultivar K326 chromosome 6, ASM71507v2, whole genome shotgun sequence and includes:
- the LOC142181717 gene encoding uncharacterized protein LOC142181717 codes for the protein MVTKHPFTSQSVAKVFMDTIFKLHGLPESIVSDREAIFLSSFWYELFSIHGVQLHTSSAYHPQSAQTEVLNRCLETYLSCFCNDKTTDWPAPLHLPYLPGESASADVDNTLLNRKLKLQLLKYHLMRAQLRMKQQANSHRSERQFEVEKWIIRKVGSTPYTLLFLSLVKIRPTIHVSLLKKCYEVPAQISYPPIIDIASPHCPYPESILQRRMVKKGNKAVAHVLVKWSGLSADHPTWEYFTVLKKRFPTLVFVVKDLLQEEY